From the Mangifera indica cultivar Alphonso chromosome 10, CATAS_Mindica_2.1, whole genome shotgun sequence genome, one window contains:
- the LOC123227823 gene encoding L-type lectin-domain containing receptor kinase VIII.1-like — translation MATLPIAVFPLSIRLIILQILTLIAVPISSITLQTLSNNSHFDRGTALLGDAQVIKDKSHVQLVNPRASSSGLLIRTEPFKFLDPKGSKQTSFSTEFSFSISHGNGDGVAFVVFPYNPEYKFVGQGPFGVLSEKKYFAIEYDTKMDENVGDLNANHVGVDVNSLVSEAVSNVSSFNLVLNNGEKLKSWIDYDSISKRIEVRLSKFGERRPYDPIVAHEIDLVKMWGNQDVFVGIVGSNGDSEQTSSVYSWNLRLRNFPHWLHSLPADPRAHERGDRFRYHKRGVCPLKFLAGLIFATGCGALLAFAVLFAWAIVNRQTEIPTEYHVHPVNFKYEKIEVIVEEDGKGVKN, via the coding sequence ATGGCTACATTACCAATTGCAGTATTCCCCTTATCAATTCGCCTTATAATTCTTCAAATACTAACCCTAATTGCAGTTCCCATTTCCTCAATCACTCTGCAAACCCTATCTAATAATTCCCATTTCGATCGCGGAACTGCCCTTCTTGGTGATGCCCAGGTCATCAAAGACAAATCCCACGTGCAGCTCGTGAATCCAAGAGCTTCAAGTTCTGGTCTTTTGATCCGCACCGAGCCATTCAAGTTTCTTGATCCAAAGGGCTCTAAACAGACGTCGTTTTCCACGGAATTCTCGTTTTCAATATCTCACGGTAATGGTGATGGCGttgcttttgttgtttttccCTATAATcctgaatataaatttgtgggTCAAGGCCCATTTGGggttttaagtgaaaaaaagtaTTTTGCTATTGAATATGACACTAAAATGGATGAGAATGTGGGTGATTTGAATGCAAATCATGTGGGTGTTGATGTTAATAGTCTTGTTTCAGAGGCTGTTAGTAATGTTTCATCGTTTAATTTAGTGTTAAACAACGGGGAAAAGCTTAAATCTTGGATTGATTATGATTCGATCTCAAAAAGAATTGAAGTCAGGTTGAGCAAATTTGGTGAGAGAAGGCCATATGATCCCATTGTTGCGCATGAGATTGATTTGGTCAAAATGTGGGGAAATCAAGATGTTTTTGTTGGTATAGTCGGAAGCAATGGCGATTCAGAACAAACTAGTAGTGTGTACTCCTGGAACCTTAGGTTGAGAAACTTTCCACATTGGTTGCATTCATTGCCAGCGGATCCACGGGCTCATGAGCGTGGTGATAGGTTTAGATATCATAAGAGGGGTGTTTGTCCTCTTAAATTTCTTGCTGGCTTGATCTTTGCAACTGGTTGTGGAGCTTTGTTGGCGTTTGCGGTGCTATTTGCCTGGGCAATTGTGAATAGACAGACAGAAATACCTACTGAGTATCATGTGCATCCAGTGAATTTCAAGTATGAGAAGATTGAAGTAATTGTAGAGGAAGATGGTAAGGGTGTTAAGAATTAG
- the LOC123227824 gene encoding uncharacterized protein LOC123227824 yields the protein MGEHAPSMHSDDDDATQSNPPAAFQTVPTGSSTSSTASRRRLSSRGARPMVPRTSPIVRTSPPQVSSSRGSYRTTPNVPASPPRRSTSRASHSREHPVHEPVRHSVHGTSYSGVSYDRLQQILMEHERGINSQMQQQLDQHGAMMRAEWERQSASFREDMQSYWQQQASTFRGEMQDQWQQQQSTFRGELQDQWQQQQSTFRGELQDLWQQQASMFRGELQDQWQQQQSMFRGEMQDQWQQQSTMLQGEMQEKMQSLNNRITGLEGSYVQASESVQLDESSDEEVQQQIQDRPTTAQKPTTTKKVSAFGRVLRKGKQLVSPFTNPVKEKKNKQPVIKGIDFDPKLAGCYSEFTIWYDQTSDNDSRRVFLGGPAGTTARMPKPWWTQIHIEAFMGILRKSFSDGNWTTVSTQFVALLPQCYSEFKQLGANMEWPTFFLNQINGISLRTKEFFRPWSSVDKVVYNCILSDQLRQSTLGVWRIGYK from the exons ATGGGAGAACACGCACCATCTATGCattcagatgatgatgatgccacCCAGTCGAACCCTCCTGCTGCCTTTCAGACAGTCCCTACAGGGTCTTCTACGTCTTCAACTGCTTCCAGACGAAGACTGTCATCACGAGGTGCCAGACCCATGGTTCCTAGGACGTCTCCTATTGTACGTACATCCCCTCCACAGGTGTCATCCTCCCGAGGGTCATATAGGACCACACCTAATGTACCTGCTTCCCCACCACGAAGGTCCACTTCACGCGCCTCCCATTCTCGTGAGCATCCGGTACATGAGCCTGTAAGACACTCGGTCCATGGGACATCATACAGTGGTGTTTCATACGACCGTCTTCAACAAATATTAATGGAACATGAAAGAGGCATCAACTCTCAGATGCAACAACAATTGGACCAACACGGTGCAATGATGCGCGCGGAGTGGGAGCGACAATCGGCATCGTTTCGTGAGGATATGCAGTCGTATTGGCAACAACAAGCATCGACGTTTCGGGGGGAGATGCAGgaccaatggcaacaacaacaGTCGACATTTCGGGGGGAGTTGCAGgaccaatggcaacaacaacaATCGACGTTTCGGGGGGAATTGCAGGACTTATGGCAACAACAAGCATCGATGTTTCGAGGGGAGTTACAGgaccaatggcaacaacaacaATCGATGTTTCGAGGGGAGATGCAGgaccaatggcaacaacaaTCGACGATGCTTCAAGGGGAGATGCAGGAAAAAATGCAATCATTAAATAATCGAATTACAGGACTTGAGGGTTCTTATGTTCAAGCATCTGAATCAGTACAG TTAGACGAATCATCCGACGAGGAAGTCCAACAACAAATTCAGGACCGACCAACAACTGCTCAGAAGCCGACAACAACTAAAAAAGTGTCAGCTTTCGGTCGTGTACTGCGAAAAGGGAAACAGTTGGTCAGTCCATTCACAAATCcagtaaaggaaaaaaagaacaaacaaccaGTAATTAAGGGTATTGATTTTGACCCCAAGTTGGCTGGGTGCTATTCAGAGTTCACAATATGGTATGATCAAACGTCTGATAATGACAGTCGACGCGTCTTCCTCGGGGGACCAGCCGGAACGACCGCTCGTATGCCCAAACCATGGTGGACCCAAATT CATATTGAAGCTTTTATGGGTATACTTCGTAAATCTTTTTCGGACGGTAACTGGACTACTGTTTCCACCCAATTTGTTGCACTTCTCCCTCAGTGTTACAGTGAGTTTAAACAATTGGGTGCAAATATGGAGTGGCCTACgttttttctaaatcaaatcaatggaATCTCGCTTCGAACAAAAGAATTCTTTCGCCCATGGAGTAGTGTTGACAAGGTGGTGTACAACT GTATTCTTTCCGATCAACTTCGACAATCAACATTGGGTGTGTGGcgtattggatataaatga